In Mesorhizobium sp., one DNA window encodes the following:
- a CDS encoding SDR family oxidoreductase codes for MTGRLHGRTALVTGAATGMGRATADLFAREGASLVLFGLGGETLEEAAAATGGVAAHGSVTDGEDVARAVQACGGRLDILVNAAGIILMDEPESLPDDVWERSFAVNTTGTMKVCRAALPLLKQRGGAIVNIASVGAFNGSPVNASYSASKAALVSYTRTLAYAHGPDGVRANAVAPGWVRTPMSEWEMQEAAQRSGTTPEQEFDALTARIALRRVAEPAEIAACCLFLASDDASFVTGAVLVADGGGRSPTHNRAV; via the coding sequence ATGACGGGACGACTGCATGGCCGCACCGCATTGGTGACCGGTGCCGCCACTGGCATGGGCCGTGCCACCGCGGACCTGTTCGCCCGCGAAGGCGCGTCCCTGGTGTTGTTCGGGCTGGGCGGGGAGACGCTCGAAGAGGCGGCCGCCGCCACCGGCGGCGTGGCCGCTCACGGCAGCGTGACCGACGGCGAAGATGTTGCCCGCGCCGTCCAGGCCTGCGGCGGCCGGCTCGACATCCTGGTCAACGCGGCCGGCATCATCCTGATGGACGAGCCGGAAAGCCTACCCGACGATGTCTGGGAGCGCAGCTTCGCCGTCAATACGACGGGCACGATGAAGGTGTGCCGCGCCGCCCTGCCGCTTCTGAAGCAGCGCGGGGGTGCGATCGTGAACATCGCCTCGGTCGGCGCCTTCAACGGCAGTCCGGTCAACGCCTCCTATTCCGCCAGCAAGGCGGCGCTGGTGTCCTACACCCGCACGCTGGCCTATGCCCACGGACCTGACGGCGTCCGGGCGAACGCCGTCGCGCCAGGCTGGGTTCGCACGCCGATGAGCGAATGGGAGATGCAGGAGGCGGCGCAGCGGAGCGGCACGACGCCCGAGCAGGAGTTCGACGCACTCACCGCTCGCATAGCGCTCAGGCGGGTGGCGGAACCGGCGGAGATTGCAGCATGCTGCCTGTTTCTTGCCTCGGACGACGCGTCCTTCGTGACCGGCGCCGTGCTCGTCGCCGATGGCGGCGGGCGCTCGCCCACTCACAACCGCGCGGTCTAG
- a CDS encoding GntR family transcriptional regulator: MNIERLGFDLEARPTIAKRIAESLRDAIVTLELKPGDAISESDIASRFGVSRQPVREAFIQLAEQGLLRIRPQRSTEVIRISIRDVLNARFVREALEVAVVRKAAAEAADLPDDVFEELYLSQTAASDANDYRAFHAKDDAFHRLIAKLSGNEFVWKLIDAQKVQMDRVRYLSLKLGMPATIREHRDIGEAILSGNPDLAEAHMRKHLRKIDTQIHQIRDLNREYFQEE, encoded by the coding sequence ATGAATATCGAGCGCTTGGGATTTGACCTGGAGGCCCGTCCGACGATCGCCAAGCGCATCGCGGAATCGCTGCGGGACGCGATCGTGACGCTCGAACTCAAGCCGGGCGATGCGATTTCCGAGAGCGATATCGCGTCGCGTTTCGGCGTCTCGCGCCAGCCGGTGCGCGAGGCTTTCATCCAGCTCGCCGAGCAGGGGCTCCTGCGCATCCGGCCGCAAAGATCGACCGAAGTCATCCGCATCTCGATCCGCGACGTGCTCAATGCCCGCTTCGTGCGCGAGGCGCTCGAGGTGGCGGTGGTGCGCAAGGCGGCGGCCGAGGCGGCGGATCTGCCGGACGATGTCTTCGAGGAGCTTTACCTCTCGCAGACGGCGGCCTCGGACGCCAATGACTACCGCGCCTTCCACGCCAAGGACGACGCCTTTCACCGCCTGATCGCGAAACTGTCGGGCAACGAGTTCGTGTGGAAGCTGATCGACGCGCAGAAGGTGCAGATGGACCGCGTCCGCTATCTGTCGCTCAAACTGGGCATGCCTGCGACGATCCGCGAGCATCGCGACATCGGCGAGGCGATCCTGTCGGGTAACCCCGATCTCGCCGAGGCGCACATGCGCAAGCACCTGCGCAAGATCGACACGCAGATCCACCAGATCCGCGACCTGAACAGGGAGTATTTCCAGGAGGAGTAG
- the uxaC gene encoding glucuronate isomerase, with the protein MSGVPLLSDDRLFPADPATRALARQLYVSVKDLPIVSPHGHTDPRWFAENENFPDPAQLIVIPDHYIFRMLHSQGVPLEKLGVPSADGTAVEADPRTIWRLFAENYHLFRATPSRLWLDHTFERLFGLNVPLSASTADYYYDTIHARLREDDYRPRALYERFNIEVIATTEGALDDLRWHAELKRSGWNGRVVTTYRPDSVVDPEFEGFRDNLRRFGEITGCDTGTWQGYLDAHRSRRAFFREHGATATDHGHPSADTANLSAEAAAKLYSIVSSREATPEEARLFRAQMLTEMAKMSVEDGMVMQIHAGSRRNHSAGIFARFGRDKGFDIPGRTDYVQALKPLLDAVGLEPNLTIILFTLDETAYSRELAPLAGVYPCLRLGPAWWFFDSPAGMRRFRELTTETAGFYNTVGFNDDTRAFPSIPARHDVARRVDCAYLADLVVAGQLRDDEAADLAHDLAYRLAKRAYRL; encoded by the coding sequence ATGTCCGGCGTGCCCCTGCTGAGCGACGACAGGCTTTTTCCGGCCGATCCGGCGACGCGCGCATTAGCGCGTCAACTCTACGTTTCGGTCAAGGACCTGCCGATCGTGAGCCCGCACGGCCACACCGACCCCCGATGGTTCGCCGAGAACGAGAACTTCCCCGACCCGGCCCAACTCATCGTTATTCCCGACCACTACATCTTCCGCATGCTTCACAGCCAGGGCGTGCCGCTGGAGAAGCTCGGCGTGCCGAGCGCCGACGGGACCGCGGTGGAGGCCGATCCCCGCACCATCTGGCGCCTGTTCGCCGAGAACTACCATCTGTTCCGCGCCACGCCGTCGCGGCTCTGGCTCGACCACACCTTCGAGCGCCTTTTCGGCCTCAACGTTCCGCTGTCGGCCTCGACCGCCGACTATTACTACGACACGATCCATGCGCGCCTGAGGGAGGACGACTATCGTCCCCGCGCTCTCTACGAACGCTTCAACATCGAGGTGATCGCGACGACCGAAGGCGCGCTCGACGACCTCAGATGGCACGCCGAGCTCAAGCGGTCCGGCTGGAACGGCCGCGTGGTCACGACGTATCGACCTGACTCCGTCGTCGACCCGGAGTTCGAGGGCTTCCGCGACAATCTCCGCCGCTTCGGCGAGATCACCGGCTGCGACACCGGCACGTGGCAGGGTTATCTCGACGCCCATCGCAGCCGTCGGGCCTTCTTCCGCGAGCATGGCGCGACAGCGACCGATCATGGCCATCCGAGCGCCGACACCGCGAACCTCTCGGCGGAAGCCGCTGCCAAGCTCTATTCGATCGTCTCCTCGCGCGAAGCGACGCCGGAGGAAGCCCGTCTCTTCCGTGCGCAGATGCTGACGGAGATGGCGAAGATGAGCGTCGAGGACGGCATGGTGATGCAGATCCATGCCGGCTCGCGCCGCAACCATTCGGCCGGCATCTTCGCCCGCTTCGGCCGCGACAAGGGCTTCGACATCCCCGGCCGCACCGACTACGTCCAGGCGCTGAAGCCGTTGCTCGATGCCGTCGGCCTGGAGCCGAACCTGACGATCATCCTGTTCACGCTCGACGAGACCGCCTATTCGCGGGAACTGGCGCCACTCGCCGGCGTCTATCCATGCCTCAGGCTGGGCCCGGCCTGGTGGTTCTTCGACAGCCCCGCCGGCATGCGCCGCTTCCGCGAGCTGACGACCGAGACCGCCGGCTTCTACAACACCGTCGGCTTCAACGACGACACCCGCGCCTTTCCCTCGATACCCGCCCGGCACGACGTCGCCCGGCGGGTTGACTGCGCCTACCTCGCGGACCTCGTGGTCGCGGGCCAGCTTCGCGACGACGAAGCGGCCGACCTCGCCCACGATCTCGCCTACCGCCTGGCCAAGCGCGCCTACCGACTTTGA
- a CDS encoding TRAP transporter substrate-binding protein gives MTAGALAQTVLKSSDTHPDGYPTVEGVKYFGELVKQRTNGRYSVEVYHSAQLGQEKDTIEQVRSGVIELNRISMAPFNGTVKETIVPALPYIFRSEEHMHKVMDGAIGDQIAAAFEPAGLVVLAYYDAGARSFYNRTKPINSVEDLKGLKFRVIQSDIFVDMVAALGANATPMPYGEVYSGIETGVIDGAENNFPSYDTAKHFEVAKHYSLDEHTILPEVFVMNKAAWDKLTPEDQAIFKEAAKESVAKQRELWAASVAVSRKKVEEAGSMITTPDKQGFIDAMAPVYAKHVTDPVLQKMVEDVKAVQ, from the coding sequence ATGACGGCGGGCGCGCTCGCGCAGACCGTGCTGAAATCGTCCGACACCCATCCGGACGGATATCCGACGGTCGAGGGCGTCAAGTATTTCGGCGAACTGGTCAAGCAGCGCACCAACGGGCGCTATTCTGTCGAGGTCTATCACTCGGCCCAGCTCGGCCAGGAGAAGGACACGATCGAGCAGGTGCGTTCCGGCGTCATCGAACTCAACCGCATTTCCATGGCGCCGTTCAACGGCACCGTGAAGGAGACGATCGTGCCGGCGCTGCCCTATATCTTCCGTTCGGAAGAGCACATGCACAAGGTGATGGACGGCGCGATCGGCGACCAGATCGCCGCGGCGTTCGAGCCGGCCGGCCTGGTGGTTCTTGCCTATTACGACGCCGGCGCGCGCTCCTTCTACAACCGGACGAAGCCGATCAATTCGGTCGAGGATCTGAAAGGCCTGAAGTTCCGCGTCATCCAGTCGGACATCTTCGTCGACATGGTGGCGGCACTCGGCGCCAATGCCACGCCGATGCCCTATGGCGAGGTCTATTCGGGCATCGAGACCGGCGTCATCGATGGCGCGGAAAACAACTTCCCGAGCTACGACACGGCCAAGCATTTCGAAGTGGCGAAGCACTACTCGCTCGACGAGCACACGATCCTTCCGGAAGTGTTCGTGATGAACAAGGCGGCCTGGGACAAGCTCACCCCGGAAGACCAGGCGATCTTCAAGGAGGCCGCCAAGGAGAGCGTGGCCAAGCAGCGCGAGCTGTGGGCAGCGAGCGTCGCGGTCTCGCGCAAGAAGGTCGAGGAAGCCGGCTCGATGATCACCACGCCCGATAAGCAGGGCTTCATCGACGCGATGGCTCCCGTCTACGCCAAGCACGTCACCGACCCGGTGCTGCAGAAGATGGTCGAGGACGTCAAGGCCGTTCAGTAA
- a CDS encoding TRAP transporter small permease, whose product MVSFLALLNRLALWAAGAGLVAMTAFVAWQVFCRYVLNDSPSWTEPGAVMLMSWFIFLGAAVGVRENYHLGFDVLLYVLPKSGKRVLRMISDVVILAFGIGMIWYGSQLVALTWNTTLPSLGISGAHDYFPVVGGGILICLFAAERIAKRLSGVPIDNVADEVPAEVAAELDNADVSLNSKA is encoded by the coding sequence ATCGTGAGCTTCCTCGCGCTTCTCAACCGCCTGGCGCTGTGGGCCGCCGGCGCAGGGCTGGTCGCCATGACCGCCTTCGTCGCCTGGCAGGTGTTCTGCCGCTACGTGCTGAACGACTCGCCGAGCTGGACTGAGCCTGGCGCCGTCATGCTGATGAGCTGGTTCATCTTCCTCGGCGCCGCCGTCGGCGTGCGGGAGAACTATCATCTCGGCTTCGACGTGCTGCTCTACGTGCTGCCGAAGAGCGGCAAGCGCGTGCTGCGCATGATCTCGGACGTCGTCATCCTCGCCTTCGGCATCGGCATGATCTGGTACGGATCGCAGCTTGTGGCGCTCACCTGGAATACGACACTGCCTTCGCTCGGCATCTCCGGTGCGCACGACTATTTCCCGGTTGTGGGCGGCGGCATCCTGATCTGCCTCTTTGCCGCCGAGCGCATCGCCAAACGGCTGTCGGGCGTGCCGATCGACAACGTCGCGGACGAGGTTCCGGCCGAGGTCGCCGCCGAACTCGACAACGCCGACGTATCTTTGAATTCCAAGGCCTGA
- a CDS encoding TRAP transporter large permease has product MELWILFGVFTLLMLIGTPIAFCLGVASFATVLYMGLPPLVVFQRLNSGMSIFSLLAIPFFIYAGDLMVRGGIAQKIVAFAASLIGHVRGGLGQVNIVTATLFGGISGSAVAEAAAVGGLMIPQMKERGYGTDYAVNVTSMAALIALLIPPSHNMIIYSISAGGQISIADLFTAGIIPGILLALALMTTAYVVARRRGYPTEPFPGFAMVLHLLAVALPGLLLIAIIFGGVRSGVFTATESSCIAVLYALLVTVFVYRQMTWEGFVHATMGAVRTTAMVLLIIGMAAAFSWLMAFLKVPAALVASMNAVSENPLVILLLLNLIMLLLGTFMDMGPTIIIVTPIFLPVAQAYGIDPVHFGVIMILNLGIGLNTPPVGAVQFVACAVGKISVWEAMRSIWPFYGAGILVLALVTYIPALSLWLPALFR; this is encoded by the coding sequence ATGGAACTGTGGATCCTCTTCGGCGTATTTACGCTCCTCATGCTCATCGGCACGCCAATCGCGTTCTGCCTCGGCGTCGCCAGCTTCGCCACCGTGCTCTACATGGGCCTGCCGCCGCTCGTCGTCTTCCAACGGCTGAACTCCGGCATGAGCATCTTCTCGCTGCTCGCCATTCCCTTCTTCATCTATGCCGGCGACCTGATGGTGCGGGGCGGCATCGCCCAGAAGATCGTCGCCTTCGCAGCCTCGCTGATCGGCCATGTCCGCGGCGGCCTCGGCCAGGTGAACATCGTCACCGCGACGCTGTTCGGCGGAATTTCCGGCTCGGCCGTGGCCGAGGCGGCGGCGGTCGGCGGCCTGATGATCCCGCAAATGAAGGAGCGCGGCTATGGCACCGACTATGCGGTCAACGTCACCTCGATGGCGGCGCTGATCGCGCTTCTGATCCCGCCCTCGCACAACATGATCATCTATTCGATCTCGGCCGGCGGGCAGATCTCGATCGCCGACCTGTTCACCGCCGGCATCATCCCCGGCATCCTGCTGGCGCTGGCGCTGATGACCACGGCCTATGTCGTCGCCCGGCGTCGCGGCTATCCGACAGAGCCGTTTCCCGGCTTCGCCATGGTCCTGCATCTCCTCGCCGTCGCGCTACCCGGCCTGCTCCTCATCGCGATCATCTTCGGCGGCGTGCGCTCGGGCGTCTTTACCGCGACCGAGAGCTCCTGCATCGCCGTCCTCTACGCGCTGCTCGTCACCGTCTTCGTCTATCGCCAGATGACCTGGGAGGGCTTCGTCCACGCCACGATGGGCGCGGTGCGGACGACGGCGATGGTGCTGCTGATCATCGGCATGGCGGCCGCCTTCTCCTGGCTGATGGCGTTCCTGAAGGTTCCGGCCGCGCTCGTCGCGTCGATGAACGCGGTATCGGAGAACCCTCTGGTCATCCTCCTCCTCCTCAACCTGATCATGCTCCTGCTCGGCACGTTCATGGACATGGGGCCGACGATCATCATTGTCACGCCGATCTTCCTTCCCGTCGCCCAGGCCTACGGCATCGACCCGGTGCATTTCGGCGTCATCATGATTCTCAATCTCGGCATCGGCCTGAACACCCCGCCTGTCGGGGCCGTGCAGTTCGTCGCCTGCGCCGTCGGCAAGATCAGCGTCTGGGAAGCCATGCGCTCGATCTGGCCGTTCTACGGTGCCGGCATACTTGTGCTGGCACTGGTGACCTATATCCCCGCGCTGTCGCTCTGGCTGCCGGCACTGTTCCGCTGA
- a CDS encoding FadR/GntR family transcriptional regulator codes for METAPTSLRRPKLADRLVDEIRARIGSGDLKPGARLPTEQQMTAEHGVSRTVVREAVTRLAADGLVTARQGAGVFVNDRPEALLETLLTDMTGRVSMVLNVLEVRMAIEIEAAALAAQRRTASQEADILAAFSEFDEQLSRGEPTGAADFAFHRAIAAATSNPFYVEILDVLGRRTIPRDLVTTLSASLLHSSDYQQRLQTEHRDIMNAIMDGDATSARDAMRRHLSASQRRYQSLLHGATAGRGPAAAG; via the coding sequence ATGGAGACCGCGCCAACCTCGCTGCGCAGGCCCAAGCTCGCCGACCGGCTTGTCGACGAGATCCGCGCGAGGATCGGTTCGGGCGACCTGAAACCAGGGGCGCGACTTCCTACCGAACAACAGATGACCGCGGAACACGGCGTCAGCCGGACCGTCGTGCGCGAGGCCGTGACCCGGCTGGCGGCCGACGGCCTTGTCACCGCGCGTCAGGGCGCGGGCGTCTTCGTCAACGACCGGCCCGAGGCCCTGCTGGAGACCCTGCTGACGGACATGACCGGAAGGGTCTCGATGGTTCTCAACGTGCTCGAAGTGCGCATGGCGATCGAGATCGAGGCGGCGGCGCTGGCGGCGCAGCGACGCACCGCATCGCAGGAGGCCGACATCCTCGCCGCCTTCTCCGAGTTCGACGAACAGCTCTCCCGCGGAGAGCCGACGGGCGCCGCCGATTTCGCCTTCCATCGGGCGATCGCAGCCGCGACCAGCAACCCGTTCTATGTCGAGATTCTCGACGTGCTCGGCCGGCGTACGATCCCGCGCGACCTCGTCACCACCCTGTCGGCCAGCCTGCTGCATTCGTCCGACTATCAGCAGCGGCTGCAGACAGAGCATCGCGACATAATGAACGCCATCATGGATGGCGACGCCACCTCGGCGCGCGACGCCATGCGCCGGCACCTGTCGGCCAGCCAGCGGCGCTATCAGAGCCTCCTGCACGGCGCCACGGCGGGACGCGGGCCCGCGGCCGCGGGCTGA
- the kduI gene encoding 5-dehydro-4-deoxy-D-glucuronate isomerase — protein MHIETRQAIDPRAAATYGTEQLRGEFLIQNLFVRGEVRLTYSHLDRLIVGGAMPTGAMLKLEPVKPTGTPSFLDRRELVAVNVGGKGTISAGNESHALGHRDMLYLGMGAGDVSFASDDVADPAKFYLLSAPAHHAYPSRLVRIGEANRLDLGSQATSNERSIYQFIHPDVLKTCQLVVGMTVLAPGSVWNTMPCHVHDRRSEAYLYFDLNEDARVFHFMGEPTETRHLVVKNEEAILSPGWSIHSGAGTSNYAFIWAMAGDNVDYKDVDMVAMGDLR, from the coding sequence ATGCATATTGAAACGAGACAGGCGATCGATCCGCGGGCGGCCGCGACCTACGGTACCGAGCAGCTTCGAGGGGAGTTCCTGATCCAGAACCTCTTCGTGCGGGGCGAGGTGAGGCTGACCTATTCGCATCTTGACCGCCTGATCGTCGGCGGGGCGATGCCCACCGGCGCCATGTTGAAGCTCGAGCCGGTCAAACCCACCGGCACGCCCTCCTTCCTCGACCGGCGCGAGCTCGTCGCGGTCAATGTCGGCGGCAAGGGCACGATCTCGGCTGGAAACGAAAGCCACGCGCTCGGCCATCGCGACATGCTCTATCTCGGCATGGGCGCTGGCGACGTGTCCTTTGCCAGCGACGACGTGGCGGACCCGGCCAAGTTCTATCTGCTCAGCGCGCCGGCGCACCATGCCTATCCTTCGCGCCTCGTCCGAATCGGCGAGGCGAACCGACTGGACCTCGGTTCGCAGGCGACGTCTAACGAGCGCTCGATCTACCAGTTCATCCATCCCGACGTGCTCAAGACCTGCCAACTCGTCGTCGGCATGACGGTCCTGGCGCCGGGTTCGGTCTGGAACACGATGCCCTGCCATGTGCACGACCGGCGCTCGGAGGCCTATCTCTACTTCGACCTGAACGAAGACGCGCGCGTCTTCCACTTCATGGGCGAGCCGACCGAGACGCGCCACCTCGTCGTCAAGAACGAAGAGGCGATCCTGTCGCCCGGCTGGTCGATCCACTCCGGCGCCGGCACGTCGAACTACGCCTTCATCTGGGCGATGGCCGGGGATAATGTCGACTACAAGGATGTCGACATGGTCGCGATGGGAGATTTGAGATGA
- the kduD gene encoding 2-dehydro-3-deoxy-D-gluconate 5-dehydrogenase KduD, which yields MSNPFSLEGRRAMVTGANTGIGQGIALSLAAAGAEVLAVGRSSMAETEDLIRAAGGKVKAVAADLGKTATVAPMFDAAWKDHGPIDILVNNAGIIRRAAAIDFTEADWDDVLDINLKSVFLLSQAFARQVFAAGRTGKIVNIASLLSFQGGIRIASYTAAKSGLAGLTRILANEWAAKGINVNAIAPGYIVTNNTEALRNDPERSVDILKRIPAGRWGNAEDIGGTAVYLASDAANYVHGAILPVDGGWLAR from the coding sequence ATGAGCAACCCCTTCAGCCTCGAAGGCCGCCGTGCCATGGTTACCGGCGCCAACACCGGCATCGGCCAGGGCATCGCTCTCTCGCTCGCCGCCGCCGGCGCCGAAGTCCTTGCCGTCGGCCGCTCGTCGATGGCCGAGACGGAGGATCTGATCCGCGCGGCCGGTGGCAAGGTGAAAGCGGTCGCGGCGGACCTCGGCAAAACCGCGACGGTCGCGCCCATGTTCGACGCGGCGTGGAAGGATCACGGGCCGATCGACATCCTCGTCAACAATGCCGGCATCATCCGCCGCGCCGCGGCGATCGATTTCACCGAGGCCGACTGGGACGACGTTCTCGACATCAATCTGAAGAGCGTCTTCCTGCTCAGCCAGGCCTTTGCCCGGCAGGTCTTCGCCGCCGGTCGCACCGGCAAGATCGTCAACATCGCCTCGCTGCTGTCGTTCCAGGGTGGCATCCGCATCGCCTCCTATACCGCCGCGAAGAGCGGTCTCGCCGGCCTCACCCGCATCCTGGCCAACGAGTGGGCGGCGAAGGGCATCAACGTCAACGCCATAGCCCCCGGCTACATCGTCACCAACAATACGGAGGCGTTGCGCAACGATCCGGAGCGCTCCGTCGATATCCTCAAGCGCATACCGGCGGGCCGCTGGGGCAATGCGGAGGACATCGGCGGTACCGCCGTCTACCTCGCCAGCGACGCGGCGAACTATGTTCACGGCGCGATCCTGCCGGTCGACGGCGGCTGGCTGGCGCGATAG
- a CDS encoding cupin domain-containing protein produces the protein MTASPNVVRPSEADWTPTEPGVKRRLLTWNDQLMMVEVAFEEGAVGKLHRHPHIQSTYVAKGRFEVTISGITETLDKGQSFIVPTNEWHGCRALEAGLLIDTFTPMRAEFLEN, from the coding sequence ATGACCGCCAGCCCGAACGTCGTGCGCCCCTCCGAAGCCGACTGGACGCCGACGGAGCCCGGCGTGAAGCGGCGGCTCCTCACCTGGAACGACCAGCTGATGATGGTCGAGGTCGCCTTCGAGGAAGGTGCGGTCGGCAAGCTGCATCGGCACCCGCACATCCAGTCGACCTATGTCGCCAAAGGCCGTTTCGAGGTGACGATCTCGGGCATCACGGAAACCCTCGACAAGGGCCAGAGCTTCATCGTGCCGACCAACGAGTGGCACGGCTGCCGTGCGCTGGAGGCCGGACTGCTCATCGACACGTTCACGCCGATGCGGGCCGAATTCCTGGAAAACTGA
- the gndA gene encoding NADP-dependent phosphogluconate dehydrogenase, giving the protein MSHAEIGLIGLGVMGSNLALNIAEKGHPIAVYNRTASRTGLFFENAEELRENIIPCTSLKDLVAAIRPPRPIIIMVQAGKAVDEQIAGLRNLLSPGDIVIDAGNANFRDTMRRFSELEGSGIEFLGVGVSGGEEGARHGPSIMVGGAKDSWNRVEGVMTAIAARFKGEPCAAWLGSDGAGHFVKTLHNGIEYADMQMIAEVYGVLRDGLGMPAQEIGKVFARWNGGPLNSYLIEITAAVLAADDPRTGRPMPDVIVDSAGQKGTGRWAVIEAQMMGIPATGIEAAVAARSLSAMKAEREAAELAYGSPLRPIDPADRDGLLADLEQALFAAKIGAYAQGFAVMRAASQEFGWDLPMATVARIWRAGCIIRSQFLDTIASAFEAKPDLANLLVSPAFVSMVAKAEPSLRRVVATAATHGLAVPAISSALAYFDAYRLGRGTANLIQAQRDFFGAHGFERIDAIGAHHGPWGGHMAG; this is encoded by the coding sequence ATGTCGCATGCTGAAATCGGATTGATCGGCCTCGGCGTGATGGGCTCCAACCTCGCGCTCAACATCGCCGAGAAAGGTCATCCGATCGCGGTCTACAACCGCACGGCATCTCGCACCGGCCTGTTCTTCGAGAACGCCGAAGAACTGCGCGAGAACATCATCCCCTGCACGTCGCTGAAGGACCTCGTCGCCGCGATCCGTCCGCCGAGGCCGATCATCATCATGGTGCAGGCCGGAAAGGCGGTCGACGAGCAGATCGCCGGGCTGCGCAATCTGCTCTCGCCGGGCGACATCGTCATCGACGCCGGCAACGCCAATTTCCGCGACACGATGCGACGCTTTTCCGAGCTGGAAGGTTCCGGCATCGAGTTCCTCGGCGTCGGCGTCTCCGGCGGCGAAGAAGGTGCGCGCCATGGCCCGTCGATCATGGTCGGCGGGGCGAAGGACTCCTGGAATCGCGTCGAGGGCGTCATGACCGCGATCGCCGCGCGGTTCAAGGGCGAGCCCTGCGCCGCCTGGCTCGGTTCGGATGGCGCCGGCCATTTCGTCAAGACGCTGCACAACGGCATCGAATATGCCGACATGCAGATGATCGCCGAGGTCTATGGCGTGCTGCGCGACGGGCTCGGCATGCCGGCACAGGAGATCGGCAAGGTCTTCGCACGCTGGAACGGAGGACCGCTCAATTCCTATCTGATCGAGATCACCGCTGCGGTACTCGCCGCCGATGACCCCCGGACCGGCAGGCCTATGCCGGACGTGATCGTCGACAGCGCCGGACAGAAGGGCACGGGGCGCTGGGCCGTCATCGAGGCGCAGATGATGGGCATTCCCGCCACCGGCATCGAGGCGGCGGTCGCGGCGCGCAGCTTGTCGGCGATGAAGGCGGAGCGCGAAGCCGCCGAGCTCGCCTATGGTTCGCCGTTGAGGCCGATCGATCCGGCGGACCGCGACGGTCTTCTCGCCGATCTCGAGCAGGCGCTTTTCGCGGCCAAGATAGGCGCCTATGCGCAGGGGTTTGCGGTGATGCGCGCCGCCTCGCAGGAGTTCGGCTGGGACCTGCCGATGGCGACCGTGGCGCGCATCTGGCGCGCCGGCTGCATCATCCGCTCGCAGTTCCTCGATACGATCGCGTCGGCCTTCGAAGCCAAACCGGATCTCGCTAATCTCCTCGTCTCGCCGGCCTTCGTTTCGATGGTCGCGAAGGCTGAGCCGTCGCTTCGGCGGGTGGTGGCGACCGCCGCGACGCATGGTCTGGCGGTGCCGGCGATCTCGTCGGCGCTGGCCTATTTCGATGCCTATCGGCTGGGCCGCGGGACCGCCAACCTGATCCAGGCGCAGCGCGACTTCTTCGGCGCGCACGGCTTCGAGCGGATCGACGCCATCGGCGCCCATCATGGCCCCTGGGGCGGCCACATGGCAGGCTGA